The following proteins are encoded in a genomic region of bacterium:
- a CDS encoding ERCC4 domain-containing protein, with the protein MTPPNFTIVVDSREQQPYGFDGMSLRATLPAGDYSVAGFEDAIAVERKTLEDYVRSVIRERERFHKEIARLSKMRFACIVVEASLPEMTSGAYRSGVNSFSVFEAGLAIEIGFGVPVHFCGDRQHGIRFTKSYLFRAAERLYREGAEEVHREGAKDTKASPSVPAAESNDTKACHPERSEGSRRATQGASS; encoded by the coding sequence ATGACGCCCCCGAATTTCACCATCGTCGTCGACTCCCGCGAGCAGCAGCCCTACGGCTTTGACGGCATGTCCCTGCGCGCGACGCTTCCCGCCGGGGACTATTCCGTCGCCGGTTTCGAGGATGCGATCGCCGTCGAACGCAAGACGCTTGAGGATTACGTGCGAAGCGTCATCCGCGAGCGCGAGCGCTTCCACAAGGAGATCGCGCGGCTTTCGAAGATGCGCTTTGCCTGCATCGTCGTGGAAGCGTCCTTGCCGGAGATGACCTCCGGGGCCTACCGCTCTGGGGTCAATTCCTTTTCCGTTTTCGAAGCCGGCCTCGCCATCGAGATCGGCTTTGGAGTCCCCGTCCATTTCTGCGGCGACCGCCAGCACGGCATCCGCTTCACGAAATCGTATCTGTTCCGAGCCGCCGAACGTCTTTACCGCGAAGGCGCGGAAGAGGTTCACCGCGAAGGCGCAAAGGACACGAAGGCTTCCCCTTCCGTGCCCGCCGCCGAATCCAACGACACAAAGGCTTGTCATCCTGAGCGAAGCGAAGGATCTCGCCGCGCAACCCAAGGAGCATCGTCATGA
- a CDS encoding DUF669 domain-containing protein — protein sequence MATNEHEATTDIGADLADFDEAYETAPVEERGEVPDGKYQVRVERAELKRTKETRKPMLALQLLVAGPTHAGRKIFRNSVIGSEDNVRFLKQDLHTMGVNVPKLSALGEHLEEMVGLGLDVQVKTKDGYTNVYINGKCALPEGAAGGGTDFGFGANASDAEMSAAMNQFK from the coding sequence ATGGCGACCAACGAACACGAAGCGACGACCGACATCGGCGCCGACCTCGCCGACTTCGACGAGGCGTACGAAACCGCCCCCGTGGAGGAGCGCGGCGAGGTGCCCGACGGGAAGTATCAGGTCCGCGTCGAGCGCGCTGAATTGAAGCGCACCAAGGAAACGAGAAAGCCGATGCTTGCGCTCCAGCTTCTCGTCGCCGGCCCGACGCACGCCGGCCGGAAGATCTTCCGCAACTCCGTCATCGGAAGCGAGGACAACGTCCGGTTTCTCAAGCAGGACCTCCACACGATGGGGGTGAACGTGCCGAAGCTCAGCGCGCTCGGCGAGCACCTCGAGGAGATGGTCGGCCTGGGGCTCGACGTCCAGGTCAAGACCAAGGACGGGTACACGAACGTCTACATCAACGGGAAGTGCGCCCTGCCGGAGGGCGCGGCCGGCGGCGGGACGGATTTCGGATTCGGCGCGAACGCGAGCGACGCCGAGATGTCCGCGGCGATGAACCAGTTCAAATAA
- a CDS encoding PD-(D/E)XK nuclease family protein, which produces MTDSIFRETAKAEGEGISFPDELQRAFEGNAAASPPARPAPVDGKDTLTYSALSTFRNCRKKFELRYERHLAPLARDRALVLGDAVHAALEAWHRDRDIGYALDAIDEKHPDCHADPKEKSRWHLARAIIRNYARRYPAEEFTVGELEKVFVAEIVNPATGAKSRTFKMRGKIDGIVKLADGWYILEHKTAATIDGGYIEKLWTDFQIALYAHYATEALGVPIAGILYNVIAKTRIEQRAGETEEEYQARYHDLAAKNKSGKSTATRKTPESDEEFEARLDEWYAKPEAFHREKLYLSPDRIRLLTAEIWELTQQILHARRAGAFYQNTAFCFLYNKPCPFWAICSSNENPIVIENQFEIRPPHEELGAGDDKETNG; this is translated from the coding sequence ATGACCGACTCCATCTTCCGCGAGACCGCGAAAGCCGAAGGCGAGGGGATCAGCTTTCCCGACGAACTGCAGCGCGCCTTCGAGGGCAACGCCGCGGCCTCGCCGCCCGCGCGCCCCGCCCCCGTGGACGGGAAGGACACGCTCACCTATTCGGCGCTTTCGACCTTCCGGAACTGCCGGAAGAAATTCGAGCTGCGCTACGAGCGACACCTCGCGCCGCTGGCCCGCGACCGCGCCCTGGTTCTCGGCGACGCGGTTCACGCCGCGCTCGAGGCCTGGCACCGCGACCGCGACATCGGATACGCCCTGGATGCGATCGACGAAAAGCATCCGGATTGCCACGCCGACCCGAAAGAAAAATCCCGCTGGCATCTCGCGCGCGCGATCATCCGCAATTACGCGCGGCGATATCCGGCCGAGGAATTTACCGTCGGCGAGCTTGAGAAGGTCTTCGTCGCGGAGATCGTCAACCCGGCCACGGGGGCGAAGTCCCGGACCTTCAAGATGCGCGGAAAGATCGACGGGATCGTGAAGCTTGCCGACGGCTGGTACATCCTGGAGCACAAGACCGCCGCGACGATCGACGGCGGCTACATCGAAAAGCTCTGGACCGATTTCCAGATCGCGCTTTACGCGCACTACGCGACCGAGGCGCTTGGCGTGCCCATCGCCGGGATCCTCTACAACGTCATCGCCAAGACGCGGATCGAGCAGCGCGCCGGCGAAACGGAGGAGGAATACCAGGCGCGGTACCACGATCTCGCGGCGAAAAACAAATCGGGCAAATCCACGGCGACGCGCAAGACGCCCGAGAGCGACGAGGAGTTCGAGGCGCGCCTTGACGAGTGGTACGCGAAGCCCGAGGCCTTCCATCGAGAGAAGCTCTACCTCTCGCCGGACCGCATTCGCCTTCTCACCGCGGAGATCTGGGAGCTGACGCAGCAGATCCTCCACGCGCGCCGCGCGGGCGCGTTCTACCAGAACACCGCCTTCTGCTTTCTCTACAACAAGCCGTGCCCGTTCTGGGCGATCTGTTCCTCGAACGAAAACCCCATCGTCATCGAAAACCAGTTCGAAATCCGCCCGCCGCACGAGGAGCTCGGCGCGGGCGACGACAAGGAGACAAACGGATGA
- a CDS encoding AAA family ATPase, with product MSLLPTQKTPRKTDLSDTTIMIYGPPKIGKSTLASEFPKALFLATEEGLAHVEVFQTQIDSWARFKAACAELAEGKHDFRTVVIDTIDNLYRMCADAVCAENKVKHVGDIPGFGKGYALVNNEFHRVLTALSRLPYGLILVSHSKQTDVETPTGSHTKTVSTLPESARRVAMGLVDMILYCTQIAVEIDGEKQERRAILTKPARGHEAGDRTGKLPPVIPMNFKDFKAAFDVAVGSPNAGGGANAPLKDGAVPASAARQGAPAKASSPANSDPKAANKPEAKTETPNPAEGGAAASA from the coding sequence ATGAGCCTTTTACCAACGCAAAAGACGCCGCGAAAAACCGATCTTTCCGACACGACGATCATGATCTACGGCCCGCCGAAGATCGGCAAATCCACGCTCGCCTCCGAGTTTCCCAAGGCGCTGTTCCTGGCGACCGAAGAAGGGCTCGCGCACGTCGAGGTCTTCCAGACGCAGATCGACTCCTGGGCGAGGTTCAAGGCCGCGTGCGCCGAGCTGGCCGAGGGGAAGCACGACTTCCGCACCGTCGTCATCGACACGATCGACAATCTCTACCGCATGTGCGCGGACGCGGTCTGCGCGGAGAACAAGGTCAAACACGTCGGCGACATCCCCGGCTTCGGCAAGGGTTACGCGCTCGTGAACAACGAGTTTCATCGCGTCCTCACGGCGCTTTCCCGGCTGCCGTACGGCCTCATCCTCGTTTCGCACTCCAAGCAGACGGACGTGGAGACGCCGACCGGCTCGCACACGAAGACGGTCTCGACGCTGCCGGAATCCGCGCGCCGCGTTGCGATGGGACTCGTCGATATGATCCTTTACTGCACGCAGATCGCCGTCGAGATCGACGGCGAGAAACAGGAGCGCCGCGCGATCCTCACCAAGCCCGCGCGCGGGCACGAGGCGGGCGACCGGACCGGCAAGCTCCCCCCGGTCATCCCGATGAACTTCAAGGATTTCAAGGCGGCCTTCGATGTGGCCGTCGGATCTCCGAATGCGGGGGGCGGGGCCAACGCTCCCTTGAAGGACGGCGCCGTGCCTGCGTCCGCCGCCCGTCAAGGCGCCCCGGCGAAAGCCTCGTCCCCCGCGAACTCCGATCCCAAAGCCGCGAACAAGCCCGAAGCCAAAACCGAAACGCCGAACCCCGCAGAGGGCGGGGCCGCGGCCAGCGCCTGA
- a CDS encoding ParB/RepB/Spo0J family partition protein: MKSTAKNKPVDPQHAAPALAIVSRFESLAPADVSIPDWNPRGEVPTKSDAFAELVMSVREQGILEPLIVRPAPPVEGKAKGKGKKDAAAFEIVVGCRRYHAARSAGLVTIPCIVREDLAGASPEALTAIALIENGHRADLTPLQEVVGILLMAKTHQPGEIASKIGRPVAFVTKRLHLAKLSPKARKMLEAGKLELGAAMYLARAGAADRQDAILKGIPDWCVRNNDGVVDVDAVERSDFAGKHQLTSAPFALDAEPSCASCVHNTAAMADLFGGDGERNGTCLNVSCFDAKSKAEAEAAAVDFVQKKTLADTPPIATAADLDAHNRGQSYGGKSPFNDVTEILNAKLPKGEEPPCRACTNLKMGMRRIEHWQKGGGKLVPLFLCNNGGHSSVIQNANGKNPLPAPECFKQQAAYLIRLQKAAERQKERAKAEKDAAKNGEALPAPISAKEALAAEKAERNAERTENVVREILEARVRDRFTAAPFPENLFDDRASLIAIAWQLAKGSWSERGELLARAGVDPKDLNIAQDASDYLFQFTNEELRRFIHGAAMKHTFEGNRFEGMGQARLLRFGHLFLKRPDAGQAQKLLAPVLSRLPKDVLDLLATYAVAGDEQPPDRKKGTLVTWLSAKAAAGAWNDVPACLTDALMAIQKETEEAHDRTKPKRGAHEVDDECGDAMGEDEFDDEEAGDDAAAL, encoded by the coding sequence ATGAAATCCACCGCCAAAAACAAACCCGTCGATCCGCAACACGCCGCGCCCGCCCTCGCGATCGTTTCCCGTTTCGAGAGCCTCGCGCCGGCCGACGTTTCGATTCCGGACTGGAATCCGCGCGGGGAGGTGCCGACGAAATCGGACGCCTTCGCCGAACTCGTCATGTCCGTCCGCGAGCAGGGGATCCTCGAGCCGCTCATCGTCCGGCCGGCGCCCCCCGTGGAAGGCAAGGCGAAAGGGAAGGGCAAGAAGGACGCCGCGGCCTTCGAGATCGTCGTCGGCTGCCGCCGCTACCACGCCGCGCGTTCGGCCGGGCTCGTCACGATCCCCTGCATCGTCCGCGAGGACCTCGCCGGCGCGTCGCCCGAGGCGCTGACCGCGATCGCGCTGATCGAAAACGGGCACCGCGCGGACCTGACCCCGTTGCAGGAGGTCGTCGGCATTCTTCTCATGGCCAAAACCCACCAGCCCGGCGAGATCGCCTCGAAGATCGGCAGGCCGGTCGCGTTCGTGACCAAGCGCCTTCACCTCGCGAAGCTCTCCCCGAAAGCCCGGAAGATGTTGGAGGCGGGGAAACTCGAACTCGGCGCGGCGATGTACCTGGCCCGCGCCGGCGCGGCGGACAGGCAGGATGCGATTTTGAAGGGCATCCCGGATTGGTGCGTGCGCAACAACGACGGGGTCGTCGATGTCGACGCCGTCGAACGATCGGACTTCGCGGGCAAACACCAGCTCACGTCCGCGCCGTTTGCGCTCGACGCCGAGCCGTCGTGCGCGTCGTGCGTTCACAACACGGCCGCGATGGCCGATCTTTTCGGAGGCGACGGCGAGCGCAACGGCACCTGCCTGAATGTTTCCTGTTTCGACGCGAAGTCGAAAGCCGAGGCCGAGGCCGCCGCGGTTGACTTCGTTCAGAAAAAGACGCTCGCCGATACGCCGCCAATCGCGACGGCCGCGGATCTCGACGCCCACAATCGCGGCCAGTCCTACGGCGGCAAAAGCCCGTTCAACGACGTCACGGAGATCCTCAACGCCAAGCTCCCCAAAGGCGAAGAGCCGCCCTGCCGCGCCTGCACGAACCTCAAGATGGGGATGCGCCGGATCGAACATTGGCAGAAAGGCGGCGGCAAGCTCGTGCCCCTTTTCCTCTGCAACAATGGCGGGCATTCGTCGGTCATCCAGAACGCGAACGGCAAAAATCCGCTCCCGGCGCCGGAGTGCTTCAAGCAGCAGGCCGCGTATTTGATCCGCCTGCAGAAAGCGGCCGAGCGCCAGAAGGAAAGGGCAAAAGCCGAAAAGGACGCCGCGAAAAACGGCGAGGCGCTCCCGGCGCCGATCAGCGCGAAGGAAGCCCTGGCCGCGGAGAAAGCGGAACGCAACGCCGAGCGCACCGAGAACGTCGTCCGCGAGATTCTTGAGGCGCGCGTGCGCGATCGTTTCACCGCCGCGCCGTTCCCGGAAAATCTCTTCGACGATCGCGCGTCCCTCATCGCGATCGCCTGGCAGCTCGCGAAGGGCTCGTGGAGCGAGCGCGGCGAGCTGCTCGCGCGCGCCGGCGTGGATCCAAAGGATCTGAACATCGCGCAGGACGCCTCGGACTACCTCTTCCAGTTTACGAACGAGGAACTGCGCCGCTTCATCCACGGGGCGGCCATGAAGCACACGTTCGAGGGCAATCGCTTCGAGGGGATGGGACAGGCACGCCTCCTGCGCTTCGGGCACCTCTTCCTCAAAAGGCCCGATGCCGGGCAGGCGCAAAAGCTGCTCGCCCCCGTGCTATCCCGGCTGCCGAAGGACGTGCTCGACCTGCTCGCCACCTACGCCGTCGCCGGCGACGAGCAGCCGCCGGATCGCAAAAAGGGAACGCTCGTTACGTGGCTTTCCGCAAAGGCCGCGGCCGGGGCGTGGAACGATGTTCCCGCCTGCCTGACGGATGCGCTCATGGCGATCCAGAAGGAGACGGAGGAGGCGCACGACCGCACCAAGCCCAAGCGCGGCGCGCACGAAGTAGACGACGAATGCGGAGACGCGATGGGCGAAGATGAGTTCGACGATGAGGAGGCCGGCGATGATGCCGCCGCTCTTTGA
- a CDS encoding AAA family ATPase, with the protein MTPEALATPPLIPDDAAQRPPTIRGRVVRLFFETPEFCAGRFETEQKETISFSAKFHVGPGEHLVLTGAWKTHPKYGMQFEAETAIRNLSLSGEGLASYLANNPDFKFIGPVRARKIAEACGEDFERTIVERPEHIAQIAGIRLADALKIQEVWEARRAFNNASTQLSAFGLTHRQVETLLAKYGSDAVSIVKNNPFILVRELDGYGFKRVDEIARRSGFPKDHTSRVRAGVVWCVMDALDAGHTWIELRELIDAANKLLILDRPDAKDIIEAEIDELVRIGALVMHPGAGRFLVALPSVREAELAVGRFLSAGREIEDGIERRGLLADNPHALSMLGAEKRILDREVGAELNDGQRQAVLAVLRNRVSAIVGAAGSGKTFTVRTIVELFESYDLSVTLCAPTGKAARRMTESTGREASTIHRLLGYDGKGFAHGADNKLDDFDILVIDEMSMVDVMLAHALFSALDIEKVAVILVGDHNQLPPVGPGNVLRDIIRRNLCPVTTLSQVVRQAGELKRNSTAILQGYVARTSETPDESGVKPWYVVNNLQAADAIENFLFEFYRSILADRLGFDLVREVQLLTPRRGGALSVTELNLALQRIVQHKVFGRDVPATKGKRPAFLAGDKVIQRKNDYDLGVMNGTIGYVVTVEGNGDLIVNFDGAGEVTISKSAGDVSNIDLAYALTIHQTQGSEFPCVVVVTHKSHSFMHHRNLLYTAVTRSRKTCVIVGDRWGIENCVKKVGNDERNTWLSVWESE; encoded by the coding sequence ATGACCCCCGAAGCCCTCGCGACACCCCCCCTGATTCCGGACGACGCGGCCCAAAGGCCCCCGACCATCCGCGGCCGCGTCGTCCGCCTTTTTTTCGAGACCCCGGAGTTTTGCGCGGGGCGATTCGAGACCGAACAAAAAGAGACGATTTCTTTTTCCGCGAAATTCCACGTCGGCCCGGGCGAGCATCTGGTTCTCACCGGTGCATGGAAGACGCACCCGAAATACGGGATGCAGTTCGAGGCCGAAACCGCGATCCGCAATCTTTCGCTTTCCGGCGAGGGCCTCGCCTCCTACCTCGCGAACAATCCCGACTTCAAATTCATCGGCCCCGTTCGCGCCCGGAAGATCGCCGAGGCCTGCGGCGAGGATTTTGAACGGACGATCGTCGAGCGGCCGGAGCACATCGCGCAAATCGCCGGTATCCGGCTTGCCGACGCGCTGAAGATCCAGGAGGTGTGGGAGGCGCGCCGCGCGTTCAACAACGCCTCCACGCAGCTTTCGGCGTTTGGCCTCACGCACCGGCAGGTCGAGACGCTGCTCGCGAAATACGGCTCGGACGCCGTCTCCATCGTGAAGAACAATCCCTTCATCCTGGTTCGGGAGCTTGACGGCTACGGCTTCAAGCGCGTGGACGAGATCGCCCGCCGCTCCGGATTCCCGAAGGACCACACCTCCCGCGTCCGCGCGGGCGTCGTCTGGTGCGTGATGGATGCGCTCGACGCCGGGCACACCTGGATCGAGCTTCGCGAACTGATCGACGCGGCGAACAAGCTGCTCATCCTGGATCGTCCGGACGCAAAGGACATCATCGAGGCGGAAATCGACGAGCTGGTCCGGATCGGCGCGCTCGTGATGCACCCGGGCGCGGGGCGCTTCCTCGTGGCCCTTCCGTCCGTCCGGGAGGCGGAGCTTGCCGTCGGGCGCTTCCTGTCCGCCGGACGGGAGATCGAAGACGGCATCGAGCGGCGAGGGCTGCTCGCCGACAACCCCCACGCCCTTTCCATGCTCGGCGCCGAAAAGCGGATCCTCGATCGCGAGGTCGGGGCGGAGCTGAACGACGGGCAAAGGCAGGCGGTCCTGGCCGTCCTTCGCAACCGCGTCTCCGCGATCGTGGGCGCGGCGGGATCGGGAAAGACGTTCACGGTCCGGACGATCGTCGAGCTATTCGAGTCCTACGATCTTTCCGTCACGCTCTGTGCCCCCACGGGGAAGGCCGCGCGCCGCATGACCGAATCGACCGGGCGGGAGGCCTCCACGATCCACCGCCTGCTCGGCTACGACGGGAAGGGATTCGCCCACGGCGCGGACAACAAGCTCGATGATTTCGACATTCTGGTCATTGACGAAATGAGCATGGTCGATGTCATGCTCGCCCACGCGCTTTTCTCGGCGCTCGACATCGAAAAGGTCGCCGTCATCCTGGTCGGCGATCACAACCAGCTCCCGCCCGTCGGGCCCGGCAACGTCCTTCGCGACATCATCCGCCGGAATCTCTGCCCGGTCACCACGCTTTCGCAGGTGGTCCGCCAGGCGGGGGAGCTCAAGCGCAACTCCACCGCGATCTTGCAGGGCTACGTCGCGCGCACGAGCGAGACGCCCGACGAGAGCGGTGTGAAGCCGTGGTACGTCGTCAACAATCTCCAGGCCGCGGACGCCATCGAAAATTTCCTTTTCGAGTTCTACCGCTCGATCCTCGCGGATCGCCTGGGCTTTGACCTGGTCCGCGAGGTGCAGCTCTTGACGCCCCGACGCGGCGGCGCGCTTTCCGTGACGGAACTGAACCTCGCCCTGCAGCGGATCGTGCAGCACAAGGTTTTCGGCCGGGATGTGCCGGCGACGAAGGGAAAGCGCCCCGCGTTCCTTGCCGGCGACAAGGTCATCCAGCGCAAAAACGACTACGACCTGGGCGTCATGAACGGGACGATCGGCTACGTCGTCACCGTCGAGGGGAACGGCGACCTGATCGTTAATTTTGACGGCGCCGGCGAGGTGACGATTTCCAAGTCCGCGGGCGACGTATCGAACATCGACCTGGCCTACGCGCTGACGATCCACCAAACCCAGGGCTCGGAGTTCCCGTGCGTCGTCGTCGTCACGCACAAGTCCCACAGCTTCATGCACCACCGGAACCTTCTCTACACGGCGGTCACCCGCAGCCGGAAGACGTGCGTCATCGTCGGCGACCGCTGGGGGATCGAGAACTGCGTGAAGAAGGTGGGCAACGACGAGCGGAATACGTGGCTCTCGGTGTGGGAGAGCGAATGA